The Rubrobacter tropicus nucleotide sequence ACTTTCAGCTTCGCGAGCGCTTTCGAGAACTCCTCCCGGAGTTCCACGAAGGTGGCCTCCCTGGCCGGCGGCCGGGCCGAGACTACCAGATCAAGGGCGCTGCCGGCCTCAGGGGAGAGGCTGGCAAATATCTCACGCAGCCTGCGACGCAGGGTGTTGCGGACCACGGCGTTACCGACCTTCTTCGAAACGGACAGGCCCAGACGCAGGGTTCCCAATTCGTTGGGAAAAGCGTGGACGGAGAAGAGCTTCCCCCTATAGGCCGTGCCCTGCCTGTAAACCTTCTCGAACTCCGAAGAATCCGTAAGGCGCATGCGCTTGCTTCGCGGCACCCGTCAGACTGCCAGGCGCTTCCGCCCCCGGCG carries:
- the rnpA gene encoding ribonuclease P protein component; translated protein: MRLTDSSEFEKVYRQGTAYRGKLFSVHAFPNELGTLRLGLSVSKKVGNAVVRNTLRRRLREIFASLSPEAGSALDLVVSARPPAREATFVELREEFSKALAKLKVRDHAVGE